A stretch of Pseudoclavibacter chungangensis DNA encodes these proteins:
- a CDS encoding CbiQ family ECF transporter T component, with amino-acid sequence MIPLHRPGTSALHRAPAGVKLAALAVLAVGSSVLPWAPWPTVVAGVVAIVGYLVAGLGIGGLVEQVLAARWVIVLLVGTQMLFLPLATALTGTARVLVVLLLAALVTCTTSTGEMLEVVDRVLGPFRRFGVDPVRVGLVLALTIATIPVLQGFAAQIREAQRARGVRVPPVRLVVPLLVLSLKHADDVGDALAARGLGDPDSTDETA; translated from the coding sequence GTGATCCCGCTCCACCGTCCCGGGACGAGCGCCCTGCACCGTGCCCCCGCGGGGGTCAAGCTCGCCGCACTCGCCGTCCTCGCGGTCGGCTCCTCGGTGCTGCCGTGGGCCCCGTGGCCGACGGTCGTCGCGGGCGTCGTCGCGATCGTCGGCTACCTCGTGGCGGGCCTCGGCATCGGGGGGCTCGTCGAACAGGTGCTCGCGGCGAGGTGGGTCATCGTGCTCCTCGTCGGCACGCAGATGCTCTTCCTCCCCCTCGCGACCGCCCTGACGGGGACCGCGCGCGTGCTCGTCGTGCTGCTCCTCGCGGCGCTCGTCACCTGCACGACCTCCACGGGCGAGATGCTCGAGGTCGTGGACCGCGTGCTCGGGCCCTTCCGACGATTCGGCGTCGACCCGGTGCGGGTCGGCCTCGTCCTCGCGCTCACGATCGCGACGATCCCCGTCCTCCAGGGCTTCGCGGCCCAGATCAGGGAGGCGCAGCGCGCCCGCGGCGTGCGCGTCCCGCCCGTCCGACTCGTCGTCCCGCTGCTCGTGCTCTCGCTCAAGCACGCCGACGACGTCGGCGACGCACTCGCGGCGCGCGGACTCGGGGATCCGGACTCCACGGACGAGACGGCATGA
- a CDS encoding energy-coupling factor ABC transporter ATP-binding protein, whose amino-acid sequence MSPRRGALAGPVEGAPVIDYEGVDVDLDGVPVLRDVGFRSDARRIAVVGANGSGKSTFVRTLNGLVRPSAGRARVLGLDPVADGAAVRRHVGFVFSNPDVQLILPTVGEDLALSLRGQGLSKAEIAERVERALEDIGLAGRRDESAYALSGGQKQLLALAGVLIRRPGLVVADEPTAFLDAANARRIADRLLEQDERAVVIVTHDPALARRCDVAIRFDGGRLVDEGEPGRVVADYLAALP is encoded by the coding sequence GTGAGTCCGCGTCGGGGCGCCCTCGCCGGGCCCGTCGAGGGCGCGCCCGTCATCGACTACGAGGGCGTCGACGTCGACCTCGACGGCGTCCCCGTCCTGCGGGACGTCGGGTTCCGCAGCGACGCCCGGCGCATCGCCGTCGTCGGTGCGAACGGCTCGGGCAAGTCGACGTTCGTCCGGACGCTCAACGGACTCGTGCGGCCGAGCGCGGGGCGCGCCCGCGTCCTCGGTCTCGATCCGGTCGCGGACGGTGCGGCCGTTCGTCGCCACGTCGGCTTCGTGTTCAGCAACCCGGACGTGCAGCTCATCCTCCCGACCGTCGGCGAGGACCTGGCGCTCTCGCTGCGCGGCCAGGGGCTGTCGAAGGCCGAGATCGCCGAGCGCGTCGAACGGGCGCTCGAGGACATCGGGCTCGCCGGCCGTCGGGACGAGTCGGCCTACGCGCTCTCGGGCGGGCAGAAGCAATTGCTCGCCCTCGCGGGCGTCCTCATCAGGCGACCGGGGCTCGTCGTGGCCGACGAACCGACCGCGTTCCTCGACGCCGCGAACGCGCGCCGCATCGCCGATCGCCTGCTCGAGCAGGACGAGCGCGCCGTCGTGATCGTGACGCACGATCCGGCACTCGCGCGCCGCTGCGACGTCGCGATCCGCTTCGACGGCGGTCGGCTCGTCGACGAGGGAGAGCCCGGGCGCGTCGTCGCCGACTACCTGGCCGCCCTGCCGTGA
- a CDS encoding biotin transporter BioY, whose amino-acid sequence MATPSRLELGDLARIAIFAALIAVLGLVSIGGGVPITGQTLGVMLAGAVLGPWRGLASVATLLTLVAVGLPLLAGGRGGLGVFVGPSAGYLAGWLVGVVVIGYIVRAGAARPNWWRTLLGSIVGGILVIYAFGVPVQALVMGLSLGEAAVGSLVFLPGDLIKVVLTTVIVLALWKAYPRAFRWNTTASSGRTPDPVTTGSASGS is encoded by the coding sequence ATGGCCACTCCCTCCCGTCTCGAGCTCGGCGATCTCGCGCGTATCGCGATCTTCGCCGCGCTCATCGCCGTTCTCGGGCTCGTCAGCATCGGCGGCGGCGTGCCCATCACGGGACAGACGCTCGGCGTCATGCTCGCGGGAGCCGTGCTCGGCCCCTGGCGTGGCCTGGCATCGGTCGCGACGCTCCTCACCCTCGTCGCGGTCGGCCTCCCGCTCCTCGCCGGCGGTCGCGGTGGGCTCGGCGTGTTCGTGGGCCCCTCGGCCGGCTACCTCGCCGGCTGGCTCGTCGGCGTCGTCGTGATCGGTTACATCGTCCGCGCGGGAGCGGCCCGGCCGAATTGGTGGCGCACGCTCCTCGGCAGCATCGTCGGCGGCATCCTCGTGATCTACGCGTTCGGCGTCCCCGTGCAGGCACTGGTCATGGGCCTCTCGCTCGGCGAGGCCGCGGTCGGCTCGCTCGTGTTCCTGCCCGGCGACCTCATCAAGGTCGTCCTCACGACCGTCATCGTGCTCGCACTCTGGAAGGCGTATCCGCGCGCCTTCCGCTGGAACACGACGGCCTCCTCCGGCCGCACCCCGGATCCGGTCACGACCGGGTCCGCATCCGGTTCGTGA
- a CDS encoding TetR/AcrR family transcriptional regulator has product MSVDPDERRTPRRSRNDLVRATLEILDERGLSELSMRNIAASLGVQASALYWHFPNKQSLLAAVADVIVADDDDRLEDDWRVAALTEARALRTRLLAVTDGAELVASALALGLGGGAAALRLRTVFARRGFEPDAARRAGAALVHFVLGHTAVEQQRAQARALGVDMADADAADAVAPADEAAFELGLRALVRGLGADEHDVGTD; this is encoded by the coding sequence GTGAGCGTCGATCCCGACGAGCGACGCACCCCACGACGGTCGAGGAACGACCTCGTCCGGGCGACGCTCGAGATCCTCGACGAGCGCGGACTCTCCGAACTGTCGATGCGCAACATCGCCGCCTCACTCGGTGTCCAGGCCTCGGCGCTCTACTGGCACTTCCCGAACAAGCAGTCCCTGCTCGCCGCGGTCGCGGACGTGATCGTGGCCGACGACGACGATCGCCTCGAGGACGATTGGCGAGTCGCCGCGCTCACCGAGGCACGCGCCCTTCGCACACGACTCCTCGCCGTGACCGATGGCGCCGAGCTCGTCGCCTCGGCGCTCGCGCTCGGCCTCGGCGGGGGAGCGGCGGCACTGCGACTGCGCACCGTGTTCGCCCGCCGCGGTTTCGAGCCGGACGCCGCGAGACGGGCGGGTGCGGCGCTCGTGCACTTCGTGCTCGGCCACACCGCGGTCGAACAGCAGCGCGCACAGGCACGAGCGCTCGGTGTCGACATGGCGGACGCGGACGCGGCGGACGCCGTCGCCCCGGCCGACGAGGCGGCGTTCGAGCTGGGGCTGCGGGCCCTCGTCCGAGGCCTCGGGGCGGACGAGCACGACGTCGGAACGGACTGA
- a CDS encoding aminotransferase class I/II-fold pyridoxal phosphate-dependent enzyme, which produces MTSIDGPWRRTAQGAGLLGDDGAVQATVFATMSALATSTGALNLGQGFPDEPGPREVLDAAAAAILAGDNQYPPGRGTAPLRTAIADHQAHWYGLDVDPDTEVLVTVGATEALAATILALCGPGDEVVVLEPAYDAYGALVALAGATLVPVPLRAPTFALDHDALRAAVTDRTRILLVNDPHNPTGARLTPRDRELVVDLATRHDALIVTDEVYEHLVFDGPHVPIATLPGAAERTVTISSGGKTFSTTGWKIGWLTAPAPLVTAIQSVKQFLSYVGGAPFQPATAIGLALPDARFAEIAGTLARKRDPLCDGLDRVGFVVSRPAAGYFAIADARPLGVTDTEAFCRELPERVGVAAIPVTAFVAPERHAMVVGLVRFAFCKRDEVLHEAVERLALLT; this is translated from the coding sequence ATGACGAGTATCGACGGGCCGTGGCGCCGGACGGCGCAGGGAGCGGGTCTTCTCGGCGACGACGGGGCCGTCCAGGCCACCGTGTTCGCCACCATGAGTGCACTCGCGACCTCGACTGGTGCGCTCAACCTCGGCCAGGGCTTCCCCGACGAGCCCGGGCCGCGAGAAGTCCTCGACGCCGCGGCCGCCGCGATCCTCGCGGGCGACAACCAGTACCCACCGGGACGCGGCACCGCGCCACTGCGCACCGCGATCGCCGACCATCAGGCGCACTGGTACGGGCTCGACGTCGACCCCGACACCGAGGTGCTCGTCACGGTCGGCGCGACCGAGGCCCTCGCGGCGACGATCCTCGCGCTGTGCGGTCCCGGCGACGAGGTCGTCGTCCTCGAGCCCGCCTACGACGCCTACGGTGCACTCGTCGCGCTCGCGGGTGCCACCCTCGTCCCCGTTCCGCTGCGGGCACCGACGTTCGCGCTCGACCACGACGCACTGCGCGCGGCCGTCACGGACCGTACACGCATCCTGCTCGTGAACGATCCGCACAATCCGACGGGCGCACGCCTCACGCCTCGGGACCGCGAGCTCGTCGTCGACCTCGCGACGCGGCACGACGCGCTCATCGTGACCGACGAGGTGTACGAGCACCTCGTGTTCGACGGTCCGCACGTCCCGATCGCGACACTGCCCGGCGCAGCGGAACGCACCGTCACGATCTCCTCGGGCGGCAAGACGTTCAGCACGACGGGCTGGAAGATCGGATGGCTGACGGCACCGGCACCCCTCGTGACCGCGATCCAGAGCGTCAAGCAGTTCCTCAGCTACGTCGGCGGCGCGCCGTTCCAGCCCGCGACGGCCATCGGACTCGCGCTGCCCGACGCCCGGTTCGCGGAGATCGCCGGCACGCTCGCACGGAAACGCGATCCGCTGTGCGACGGACTCGACCGGGTCGGTTTCGTGGTGTCGAGGCCCGCCGCGGGGTACTTCGCGATCGCGGACGCCCGGCCCCTCGGGGTCACCGATACCGAGGCGTTCTGTCGGGAACTGCCCGAACGCGTCGGCGTCGCCGCGATCCCGGTGACCGCGTTCGTCGCGCCCGAGCGACACGCGATGGTCGTGGGACTCGTCAGATTCGCCTTCTGCAAGCGGGACGAGGTGCTGCACGAGGCCGTGGAGCGGCTCGCGCTCCTGACCTGA
- a CDS encoding cupin domain-containing protein: protein MSDGRVHIESDRTRVTTWTIEPGGAIPEHLHEYDYVVVPLVDGAMTVVQSDGTVLETALRVGVPYDRPAGARHRVENRTTETVAFTEVELLP from the coding sequence ATGAGCGACGGACGTGTCCACATCGAGTCGGATCGCACACGGGTGACGACGTGGACGATCGAGCCGGGCGGTGCGATCCCCGAGCACCTCCACGAGTACGACTACGTCGTCGTCCCGCTCGTCGACGGGGCGATGACGGTCGTGCAGTCGGACGGGACGGTGCTCGAGACGGCGCTCCGGGTGGGTGTCCCCTACGACCGTCCAGCGGGTGCCCGCCACCGCGTCGAGAACCGCACGACCGAGACGGTCGCGTTCACCGAGGTGGAACTCCTCCCCTGA
- a CDS encoding PucR family transcriptional regulator, translating to MTVEHGRTSGRDATGRDAAPAALDVTRRLLDAMTAPEPLGRIVAELATLVEGSAILYDGDGESTASSGPAAAHLIWDEIVRTGADDAELQVGRWFVRVKRVRAIDDGWWLALASKDVDLAWSSDTVVDAAERVLAALGGVSRSLEEQHRRETERLLSTIEDGVPASREHRSWQRLVLHGFDAFTPVMAVVASVPVDSTGTIGGEARLSRIIDASHGQGIPRLVARRRMGYDSPTVVALVPAAQISERWLRQIGKQLDVGVSAPFGRLGDAPRAFRDAETALEIAATRGRAARGIDAEVAPVTIRFDRMTFATWLLAHADGTGARGLRRKLLDPIDEADLHETLVTYLACDQHVGETAAALFVHANTVRYRLAKLAEVTGRPVESAGFVADAYLALEHEIIGRRLARRSADPNTEGGRR from the coding sequence ATGACCGTCGAACACGGGCGCACGAGCGGGCGGGACGCGACAGGACGCGACGCAGCTCCCGCCGCGCTCGACGTCACGAGGCGTCTGCTCGACGCCATGACGGCTCCTGAACCGCTCGGTCGGATCGTCGCCGAACTCGCGACACTCGTCGAGGGGTCCGCGATCCTCTACGACGGTGACGGCGAGTCGACGGCGTCCTCGGGCCCTGCCGCCGCGCACCTCATCTGGGACGAGATCGTCCGCACGGGGGCGGACGATGCCGAGCTGCAGGTGGGTCGGTGGTTCGTGCGGGTCAAGCGCGTGCGGGCGATCGACGACGGCTGGTGGCTCGCGCTCGCCTCGAAGGACGTCGATCTCGCCTGGTCGTCGGACACGGTCGTCGACGCGGCGGAACGGGTGCTCGCGGCACTCGGCGGGGTGAGCCGCAGCCTCGAGGAGCAGCACCGTCGCGAGACGGAACGGCTGCTGTCGACGATCGAGGACGGCGTCCCCGCGTCACGCGAGCACCGCTCGTGGCAGCGGCTCGTGCTGCACGGCTTCGACGCGTTCACGCCCGTCATGGCGGTCGTCGCGTCGGTGCCCGTCGACTCGACGGGAACGATCGGTGGCGAGGCGCGCCTGTCGCGCATCATCGACGCGTCGCACGGGCAGGGCATCCCGCGCCTCGTCGCCCGGCGCCGCATGGGCTACGACTCCCCCACGGTCGTCGCGCTCGTCCCGGCCGCGCAGATCTCGGAGCGGTGGCTGCGCCAGATCGGCAAGCAGCTCGACGTCGGTGTCTCGGCACCGTTCGGACGCCTCGGCGACGCTCCCCGCGCGTTCCGTGACGCCGAGACGGCGCTCGAGATCGCCGCGACACGCGGCCGTGCCGCCCGGGGCATCGATGCCGAGGTGGCGCCCGTGACGATCCGCTTCGACCGGATGACGTTCGCCACGTGGCTCCTCGCGCACGCGGACGGCACGGGCGCGCGTGGGCTGCGCCGCAAGCTCCTCGATCCGATCGACGAGGCCGATCTGCACGAGACGCTCGTGACCTACCTGGCGTGCGACCAGCACGTCGGCGAGACGGCGGCCGCGCTCTTCGTGCACGCGAACACGGTGCGCTATCGTCTCGCGAAACTGGCGGAGGTGACGGGTCGGCCCGTGGAGTCGGCGGGGTTCGTCGCCGATGCGTACCTCGCGCTCGAACACGAGATCATCGGTCGGCGCCTCGCGCGGCGGAGCGCCGACCCGAACACCGAGGGAGGTCGCCGATGA
- a CDS encoding hydantoinase/oxoprolinase family protein, whose protein sequence is MSQLRVAVDVGGTFTDVCIFDDDTKDMRVTKVPSTPSDPMVAVMNGVERGEIDLRDVTLFSHGTTVATNALITRQFPAAALVTTEGFRDVIEIRDGTKDDLWDAYNDVSGPYIRRRDRFEVPERIDYAGRIVTPLDEDAARRLAALIRKRGTRTIAVCFINSFANPAHELRMREILEEEIPDASITTSTEILPEIFEYERFNTAVSNAVLAPLVSGYVSRLGERLHEGGYDGDLLLLHSGGGSMTPRTVEKYPVRLAASGIAAGAISAKHIAQQCGYPNAVSLDMGGTSTDIALVADGELRVTKEWQVEYGHPIIFPSIEVLTIGAGGGSLAHIDIAGSLRNGPQSAGADPGPACYDTGGTQPTNTDANVVLGRLGTSLAGGAKQLDAARAAAAVTEVIAKPLGLELAEAAHAIVQVANANMADAVRLVSIRRGYDPRDFALLAFGGAGALHGADVARELGIPTVVVPPNPGVTSAMGCLLVDIRHDLSQMFTGLASQTDPDELEEAFTALETEASARLRHEGVAEENAVLQRQVSMRYRGQWRSLSVPIGSGPGSLEQAVESFHSQHEREFAYRNDATPVEIYQLQLTAVGTTPKPVFTPKQRTARRAPDPVETRDVYFGDTGWVATPVYDRDLLPAGTRLDGPAIINQLDSTTVVPPGTLAEIDEWLNIRIHLGEDQR, encoded by the coding sequence ATGTCTCAACTCCGAGTCGCCGTCGATGTGGGCGGCACTTTCACCGATGTCTGTATTTTCGACGACGACACCAAGGACATGCGTGTCACCAAGGTGCCGTCGACACCGAGCGACCCCATGGTCGCGGTCATGAACGGCGTCGAGCGCGGGGAGATCGACCTGCGCGACGTCACCCTGTTCTCGCACGGGACGACCGTCGCGACGAACGCGCTCATCACCCGACAGTTCCCGGCCGCCGCGCTCGTCACGACGGAGGGATTCCGCGACGTGATCGAGATCCGTGACGGCACGAAGGACGATCTCTGGGACGCGTACAACGACGTGTCCGGCCCGTACATCCGCCGACGCGACCGTTTCGAGGTGCCCGAGCGCATCGACTACGCCGGGCGCATCGTGACGCCGCTCGACGAGGACGCCGCGCGGCGTCTCGCGGCGCTCATCCGCAAGCGCGGCACCCGCACGATCGCGGTGTGCTTCATCAACTCGTTCGCGAATCCGGCGCACGAGCTGCGCATGCGCGAGATCCTCGAGGAGGAGATCCCGGACGCGTCCATCACGACCTCGACCGAGATCCTGCCCGAGATCTTCGAGTACGAGCGCTTCAACACGGCCGTGTCGAACGCGGTGCTCGCCCCGCTCGTGTCGGGGTACGTGAGCAGGCTGGGGGAGCGGCTGCACGAGGGCGGTTACGACGGCGACCTGCTGCTGCTCCACTCCGGTGGCGGATCGATGACCCCCCGGACGGTGGAGAAGTACCCCGTGCGCCTCGCCGCGTCGGGCATCGCCGCGGGAGCCATCTCGGCGAAGCACATCGCGCAACAGTGCGGCTACCCGAACGCCGTGAGCCTCGACATGGGCGGCACCTCGACGGACATCGCGCTCGTCGCGGACGGCGAACTGCGCGTCACGAAGGAGTGGCAGGTCGAGTACGGCCACCCGATCATCTTCCCGTCGATCGAGGTGCTCACGATCGGGGCGGGCGGCGGCTCGCTCGCTCACATCGACATCGCGGGCTCCCTCCGCAACGGTCCGCAATCGGCGGGCGCCGACCCCGGGCCCGCGTGTTACGACACGGGCGGCACGCAGCCGACGAACACCGACGCGAACGTCGTGCTCGGTCGACTCGGCACCTCGCTCGCGGGCGGCGCGAAGCAGCTCGACGCCGCGCGCGCGGCGGCGGCCGTCACCGAGGTCATCGCGAAGCCGCTCGGCCTCGAACTCGCGGAGGCGGCGCACGCGATCGTGCAGGTCGCGAACGCGAACATGGCGGACGCGGTGCGGCTCGTGTCGATCCGCCGCGGATACGACCCGCGCGACTTCGCCCTGCTCGCGTTCGGTGGCGCCGGCGCGCTGCACGGCGCGGACGTCGCGCGCGAACTCGGGATCCCGACCGTCGTCGTGCCGCCGAACCCCGGCGTCACCTCGGCCATGGGGTGTCTGCTCGTCGACATCCGGCATGACCTCTCGCAGATGTTCACGGGGCTCGCCTCGCAGACCGACCCCGACGAGCTCGAGGAGGCGTTCACGGCCCTCGAGACCGAGGCGTCCGCGCGGCTCCGGCACGAGGGTGTCGCGGAGGAGAACGCCGTGCTGCAGCGACAGGTGTCGATGCGCTACCGCGGCCAGTGGCGCTCGCTGTCGGTACCGATCGGATCCGGGCCGGGCTCGCTCGAGCAGGCCGTCGAGTCGTTCCACTCCCAGCACGAGCGGGAGTTCGCGTACCGCAACGACGCGACGCCCGTCGAGATCTACCAGCTCCAGCTCACGGCGGTCGGGACGACACCGAAGCCCGTCTTCACGCCGAAGCAGCGCACGGCTCGTCGGGCACCGGATCCCGTCGAGACGCGCGACGTCTACTTCGGCGACACCGGCTGGGTGGCGACCCCCGTGTACGACCGCGACCTGCTGCCCGCCGGCACGCGCCTCGACGGCCCGGCCATCATCAACCAGCTCGACTCCACCACCGTCGTCCCGCCCGGCACGCTCGCCGAGATCGACGAGTGGCTCAACATCCGCATCCACCTCGGGGAGGACCAGCGATGA
- a CDS encoding hydantoinase B/oxoprolinase family protein, whose translation MTITESDATRTDRLDPVTFEVLKNAFATSVDLMSEQILRTCYSFVIYSRDFSSALCDAEGNTVMQGSGDIAVHVGTLHFQCKAVIEQFGDDIHPGDVFAINDPYRGGTHFNDVSFIRPIFADGRIIAFSQNKGHWADIGGVVPGSFYVNAVDHFGEGLRITPVRIWSKGVFLHDVAQLLVSNTRAPEQAMGDLHAQSEATAVCEREVLRLVHRYGTDTVTAAMTETQDYVERTVLRRLEGLPKGTWETADYIDLDPGKGEGLVPIRIKLTLDGSGIHYDLNGSAEAVETFLNSGYGTTFSAIYAGTKTFFPEVPLNSGFYAAVTADIGPEGTVVNAGWPHAVTGFCSGPYEKIMNAIFEIWSQIMPERAMACAFNLEYLLVGGRDARDDGKPYFMWYDWMAGGWGGRATKDGSGATAPVFGPGLAVQPLEGQERLSPVLTSVHQIAVDSGGPGRFRGGCGIEKGGMLTDAEATVMSYCCDRARSITWGIEGGLPSIPHGVWLNRGTPEERFLGSNFSSVPIEPGDSFVRPSAGGGGFGDPLERDPDAVLEDVIDGYVSVERAEADYGVVVIVRDRELDDIVLDEDATASARDHIRAARRGWLDESPEAIAERYRSGELGMLDVIRRHGVILDWGSGELFPNSTAQYRELLERRSARHWH comes from the coding sequence ATGACCATCACAGAATCCGACGCCACACGCACCGACAGGCTCGATCCCGTCACGTTCGAGGTGCTGAAGAACGCCTTCGCGACGAGCGTCGACCTCATGAGCGAGCAGATCCTGCGCACCTGCTACTCGTTCGTCATCTACTCGCGCGACTTCTCGTCGGCCCTGTGCGACGCCGAGGGCAACACGGTCATGCAGGGCTCGGGAGACATCGCGGTCCACGTCGGCACGCTGCACTTCCAGTGCAAGGCCGTCATCGAGCAGTTCGGCGACGACATCCACCCGGGCGACGTCTTCGCGATCAACGACCCGTACCGCGGTGGGACGCACTTCAACGACGTGTCGTTCATCCGCCCGATCTTCGCGGACGGACGCATCATCGCGTTCTCCCAGAACAAGGGTCACTGGGCGGACATCGGCGGTGTCGTGCCGGGCTCGTTCTACGTCAACGCGGTCGACCACTTCGGTGAGGGGCTGCGCATCACACCCGTCCGCATCTGGTCGAAGGGCGTGTTCTTGCACGACGTCGCGCAGTTGCTCGTGTCGAACACCCGCGCCCCCGAGCAGGCGATGGGTGATCTGCACGCCCAGTCGGAGGCGACCGCGGTCTGCGAGCGGGAGGTGCTGCGACTCGTCCACCGGTACGGGACGGACACCGTCACGGCCGCGATGACCGAGACGCAGGACTACGTCGAACGAACCGTGCTCCGCCGCCTCGAGGGCCTTCCGAAGGGCACGTGGGAGACGGCCGACTACATCGACCTCGACCCCGGCAAGGGGGAGGGGCTCGTGCCGATCCGCATCAAGCTGACGCTCGACGGCTCGGGCATCCACTACGACCTCAACGGCTCGGCCGAGGCCGTCGAGACCTTCCTCAACTCGGGCTACGGCACGACGTTCTCGGCGATCTACGCGGGGACGAAGACCTTCTTCCCCGAGGTGCCGTTGAACTCGGGCTTCTACGCCGCCGTCACGGCGGACATCGGCCCCGAGGGGACGGTCGTGAACGCGGGGTGGCCCCACGCGGTGACCGGATTCTGCTCCGGCCCATACGAGAAGATCATGAACGCGATCTTCGAGATCTGGTCGCAGATCATGCCCGAGCGCGCCATGGCCTGTGCGTTCAACCTCGAGTACCTGCTCGTCGGCGGGCGGGATGCCCGGGACGACGGCAAGCCGTACTTCATGTGGTACGACTGGATGGCCGGCGGCTGGGGTGGGCGCGCGACGAAGGACGGCTCCGGCGCGACCGCGCCCGTTTTCGGTCCGGGCCTCGCCGTGCAGCCCCTCGAGGGACAGGAGCGCCTGTCGCCCGTTCTGACCTCGGTGCACCAGATCGCGGTCGACTCGGGTGGCCCCGGCCGGTTCCGCGGCGGCTGCGGCATCGAGAAGGGCGGCATGCTCACGGACGCCGAGGCCACCGTCATGAGCTACTGCTGCGACCGTGCCCGGTCGATCACGTGGGGCATCGAGGGCGGTCTCCCCTCGATCCCGCACGGGGTATGGCTCAATCGCGGCACGCCCGAGGAGCGGTTCCTCGGGTCGAACTTCTCGTCCGTCCCGATCGAGCCCGGCGACAGCTTCGTCCGCCCGTCGGCGGGCGGCGGCGGATTCGGTGACCCGCTCGAACGCGACCCGGACGCCGTGCTCGAGGACGTCATCGACGGCTACGTCTCCGTCGAGCGCGCCGAGGCCGACTACGGGGTCGTCGTGATCGTGCGCGATCGTGAGCTCGACGACATCGTGCTCGACGAGGACGCGACCGCGAGCGCACGCGACCACATCCGCGCGGCACGACGCGGGTGGCTCGACGAGTCGCCCGAGGCGATCGCGGAGCGGTACCGCTCGGGGGAGCTCGGCATGCTCGACGTCATCCGGCGGCACGGCGTGATCCTCGACTGGGGATCGGGCGAGCTGTTCCCCAACTCCACCGCGCAGTACCGGGAGCTCCTCGAACGGCGCTCGGCGCGGCACTGGCACTGA